Within the Solwaraspora sp. WMMA2056 genome, the region GGCTACGCTAAAACCTGACGTTGACGTCAGAGGCAAAGGATTGTGAGGCAGACCACTGTGCGGATCGGCGAGCTGGCTGAGCGGGCCGGGGTGAGCACGCGGGCGTTGCGCTACTACGAGGAGCAGGGCCTGCTGGTCGCGCAGCGCAGTCCGGCAGGTCAGCGCCACTATCCGGAGTCGGCCGTCGAGCGGGTCCGGCTCATCCAGCGGCTGTACGCGGCGGCCCTGTCCAGCCGTACCATCGCCGACCTGATGCCCTGCGTCGACGCCAAGGTCAACACGCCGCAGTCGCGGGCCCGGCTGGCCGCCGAACGCGACCGCATCGACGCGCGGATCGCCGAGCTGACCGCGGCCCGACGCCGGCTCGACGAGGTGATCGCCGCCGCCGCGCACCCGGCCAGCGGCTGTGTCTACCAGCCGGGGCCAGCGGACTGAACCGGCCGACGGCCGACCGGGCCGCCGGTGGCCTACCGTTTGCGGCGCTTGGCCCGCCAGCCCAGTCCGGCGACGACGAGCAGCAGGACCAGCACCCCGACCAGGGTCACCGGGCCCGCCCGGTCGAGCAGGTCGGCCAGCGACCGCTGGACCACCGCAGCGCCGTCGATGACCGGATCGCCGGGGTCGGCACCGTCCAGCACCCGGATCTCGTACCAGCCGTACCAGGCGACGTAGCCGCCGGCGGCGACGAGCAGCGCCCCACCGACGCGCGACAGCAGCGGGCCGGCGCGGCGCAGCCGGCGCAGCAGTCCGTCGCGGGCCAGCGCCACGGCGACGGCGGCGACCGCGACGGTCAGGCCCATCCCCGCGGCGTAGGTGACGAACAGCGCCACGCCGGAGGTGACCGACCCGGCCCGCAGGCTGGTCACCACGATCGCCAGGAACGGCGCGATCGTGCAGGACAGCGAGGCCCCCGCGTACGCCATCCCGAACACCACCATGGACAGTGTGGACGTGCCGCTGCCCGGGGCCCGCGACACGACGGCGCCGAGACCGGGCAGCTGCCGACCGAGCAGCACCATGACGCCCAGCACGACGAGCAGTACGCCCATGGCGATGGTCAGCCAGGGCAGCTGCCGCTGCACCGCGCCGGCCACCGGGGCCACGACCAGACCGAACACGCCGAAGACGGCGACGAACCCGATGGTCATCGCGGCGGTCGCGGCCAGGGCCCGACCGATGGCGGCGTCCCGGCCGGAGCCGGCCCGGCCGTCACCGACGACGAGAAACGACAGGTACGCCGGCAGCAGCGCGAACCCGCACGGGTTGACCGCCGCGAGCATCCCCGCCGCCAGAGCCAGGGCCAGCGGCGCGTCGGTCACTCAGTCCGCCAGCAGTCGGTCGAGGGTGCCCGGCAGTTCGTCGACGTCGACATGCCCCCGGTCGACGACCTCACCGGCGGCGTCGAGGACCACGAAGGTGCTCTGCGCGGTGATGCCGAACTTCTTCCACACGACGCCCTGCTCGTCGGAGAGCTGCGCGAACCCGGCCAGCTTCGCCAGCGCGACGAAGTCGCGCATCGCCGGTTCGCCGTCGAGTCCGGCGACGCCGAGCACGGTGGCGCGGTCGCCGTAGTCGGCGGCGAGGGCGTTCACCCGGTCGGCCTGACCGAGGCAGGTGGTGCACCAGGGTGCCCAGAACCACAGGACCGCCGGCTTGCCGGCCAGGCTGCGTCCGTCGAACGTGGCCCCGTCGAGGGTCCGCGCGGTGAAGTCGTGGCTCTCGGCGGCCGGCTGGTCCGAGGTGGCCGGCTCCTGCGACGTCGTCGGGTCGTCCGCCGTACCGCCGGCGGCGGGGGCGGCAGCCGGCGACGGGTCGTCCGGACCTGCCGGGGCGTCGCCGGCCGCGTCGCCGCAGCCGGCCAGCGTCAGCGCGCCGGCGGCGACGAGGGCGGCGATCCGGTGCCGTACGTCCATCCGTGCCTCCTGGGCAGATAGGGGCTGCGACTGACATCCTCCCCGACCCTGGGCACGGCACGGTAGTCCGGTCCGGTCCCGTCCCGCGCACGGCCGGGAAACCCCATCGACGGTACGGGCACGCTCTGGGACACTGACGGGTATGGACCAGGCCAGGGCACACGCCACGGCACCCCGTCAGTTGTCCGCCGCCGAGCTGACCGCCGGCCTCGCCGAGGTGGCCCGCTCCCCCCGTGGCACCGGCACCCTGGACCTGGTGGTCCGCCGGCCGGCCGTCGACGAGCGGGAGGTGCTGACCGAGGGCATCCTCGACGTCACCGCCGGCCTGGTCGGCGACTGCTGGGCGGCGCGGGGCAGCTCAACAACGCAGGACGGGTCGGCCCACCCGGGCCGGCAACTCACCGTCATGAACTCCCGCTTCGTCCGGCTGATCGCCGGTGACGACCCGCAGGACTGGGCGCTGGCGGGCGATCAGCTCTTCG harbors:
- a CDS encoding MerR family transcriptional regulator; this translates as MRIGELAERAGVSTRALRYYEEQGLLVAQRSPAGQRHYPESAVERVRLIQRLYAAALSSRTIADLMPCVDAKVNTPQSRARLAAERDRIDARIAELTAARRRLDEVIAAAAHPASGCVYQPGPAD
- a CDS encoding MOSC domain-containing protein, producing MDQARAHATAPRQLSAAELTAGLAEVARSPRGTGTLDLVVRRPAVDEREVLTEGILDVTAGLVGDCWAARGSSTTQDGSAHPGRQLTVMNSRFVRLIAGDDPQDWALAGDQLFADLDLHSDALPPGTRLAVGDEAVIEVTAEPHNGCAKFAHRYGRDAHKLVWSEDGRQARLRGLYTRVVVAGVIRPGDPIRVLGPADADQP
- a CDS encoding cytochrome c biogenesis protein CcdA; the encoded protein is MTDAPLALALAAGMLAAVNPCGFALLPAYLSFLVVGDGRAGSGRDAAIGRALAATAAMTIGFVAVFGVFGLVVAPVAGAVQRQLPWLTIAMGVLLVVLGVMVLLGRQLPGLGAVVSRAPGSGTSTLSMVVFGMAYAGASLSCTIAPFLAIVVTSLRAGSVTSGVALFVTYAAGMGLTVAVAAVAVALARDGLLRRLRRAGPLLSRVGGALLVAAGGYVAWYGWYEIRVLDGADPGDPVIDGAAVVQRSLADLLDRAGPVTLVGVLVLLLVVAGLGWRAKRRKR
- a CDS encoding redoxin domain-containing protein, yielding MDVRHRIAALVAAGALTLAGCGDAAGDAPAGPDDPSPAAAPAAGGTADDPTTSQEPATSDQPAAESHDFTARTLDGATFDGRSLAGKPAVLWFWAPWCTTCLGQADRVNALAADYGDRATVLGVAGLDGEPAMRDFVALAKLAGFAQLSDEQGVVWKKFGITAQSTFVVLDAAGEVVDRGHVDVDELPGTLDRLLAD